In the Gemmatimonadota bacterium genome, one interval contains:
- the rpsK gene encoding 30S ribosomal protein S11, protein MATGKKTKRVVEAEGVAHINATFNNTLVTITDMHGNAIAWGTSGKAGFKGSKKSTPFAATVAAEQCAREALTAGVRRVHVLVQGPGSGRESAIQALASAGLQVKSIKDVTPIPHNGCRPPKRRRV, encoded by the coding sequence ATGGCTACCGGGAAAAAGACCAAGCGCGTCGTGGAGGCGGAAGGTGTCGCCCACATCAACGCGACCTTCAACAACACGCTCGTGACGATCACCGACATGCATGGCAATGCCATCGCGTGGGGGACGTCGGGCAAGGCAGGATTCAAGGGCTCCAAGAAGTCGACGCCGTTTGCGGCGACGGTGGCGGCCGAGCAGTGCGCGCGCGAAGCGCTCACCGCCGGCGTGCGCCGCGTCCACGTGCTCGTCCAGGGGCCCGGGTCTGGCCGTGAGTCCGCCATTCAGGCGCTCGCGTCGGCCGGCCTTCAGGTCAAGTCGATCAAGGACGTGACGCCGATTCCGCACAACGGCTGCCGTCCGCCGAAGCGTCGGAGGGTCTAG
- a CDS encoding Rrf2 family transcriptional regulator, with translation MRITTWAEYGLICALHLSRRHGEGPVTGREIAARERLPADYVEQILLRLRRAGIVSSTRGAKGGYILAHDPMDVTVREVISASERGTFDVHCVSHPIAEERCSESQNCSIRPVWLMLQQRIDDALDSVRLADLLQDETSVRARVGLPVLQA, from the coding sequence ATGCGGATCACGACGTGGGCGGAGTACGGACTCATCTGCGCGCTACACCTGTCGCGCCGACACGGTGAGGGACCGGTCACGGGTCGGGAAATCGCCGCGCGCGAGCGTCTCCCCGCCGACTACGTCGAGCAGATCCTACTGCGACTCCGTCGCGCGGGTATCGTCAGCAGCACGCGCGGCGCGAAGGGCGGCTACATCCTCGCCCACGACCCCATGGACGTCACCGTGCGCGAAGTCATCTCGGCGTCCGAGCGCGGGACGTTCGACGTCCATTGCGTCTCCCATCCCATCGCCGAGGAGCGCTGCTCCGAGTCGCAGAATTGCAGCATCCGTCCCGTCTGGCTGATGCTGCAGCAGCGCATTGACGACGCGCTCGATAGCGTGCGGCTGGCGGATCTCCTGCAGGATGAGACGTCGGTGCGCGCCCGGGTCGGCCTCCCCGTGCTGCAGGCCTGA
- a CDS encoding GDP-mannose 4,6-dehydratase → MSDGNVRTALVTGITGQDGSYLAELLLARGYRVVGTTRATGTADTWRIRHLLSRVELLALDLRDGAAVRGVVARIAPHEVYHLAAASRVDRSWERPMESLEANAGSTVHLMDAVRHEAPRARMVVASSCEIFGRPEQAPQSECTPIRPASPYGVSKAAAYWLAANYRDSHGLHVASAILYNHESPRRGEAFVTRKISMGVARIACGQATTLTLGNLDGRRDWGFAGDYMDALWRMQQLEAPCDLVVGSGVAHSVRDFCERAFAVAGLDYRAHVASDDGLLRPVDATTLVADASLARERLEWGPTVDFGGLVEMMVFADLERVRSGAGV, encoded by the coding sequence ATGAGCGACGGGAACGTCCGTACAGCGCTCGTCACCGGGATCACCGGGCAAGACGGCTCGTATCTGGCCGAGCTCCTGCTCGCTCGTGGCTACCGCGTCGTCGGGACCACGCGCGCGACCGGGACGGCCGACACCTGGCGCATTCGGCATCTGCTCTCGCGCGTCGAGTTGCTCGCCCTCGATCTCCGAGACGGGGCCGCGGTCCGAGGGGTCGTAGCGCGCATCGCGCCCCACGAGGTGTATCACCTCGCGGCGGCCAGCCGGGTCGATCGTTCGTGGGAGCGGCCGATGGAATCGCTGGAGGCCAACGCGGGGAGCACGGTCCACCTCATGGACGCGGTGCGTCATGAGGCGCCGCGTGCGCGCATGGTCGTCGCGTCCTCCTGCGAGATCTTCGGTCGCCCTGAGCAGGCGCCACAGTCCGAGTGCACCCCGATCCGCCCCGCATCCCCCTACGGCGTGTCGAAGGCGGCGGCGTACTGGCTCGCGGCCAACTATCGCGATAGCCACGGGCTGCACGTCGCCTCGGCGATCCTGTACAACCACGAGAGTCCGCGCCGAGGCGAAGCCTTCGTGACGCGCAAGATCTCGATGGGGGTCGCGCGCATCGCCTGCGGCCAGGCGACGACCCTCACGCTCGGCAACCTGGACGGGCGACGCGATTGGGGCTTTGCCGGCGACTACATGGACGCCCTCTGGCGCATGCAGCAGCTGGAAGCCCCGTGCGACCTCGTGGTGGGGAGCGGCGTCGCACACTCGGTGCGGGACTTCTGCGAGCGCGCCTTCGCGGTGGCGGGACTCGACTATCGCGCGCACGTCGCGTCGGATGACGGGCTCCTGCGGCCAGTCGATGCCACGACCCTGGTCGCCGATGCGTCGCTGGCGCGAGAGCGCCTCGAGTGGGGGCCGACGGTCGACTTTGGCGGGCTCGTGGAAATGATGGTTTTCGCCGACCTGGAGCGCGTGCGGAGCGGGGCAGGGGTGTAA
- the rpmJ gene encoding 50S ribosomal protein L36: MKVRSSVKPICEHCKVVKRSGVTRIICKRNPKHKQRQG; the protein is encoded by the coding sequence GTGAAAGTCCGAAGCAGCGTGAAGCCCATCTGCGAGCACTGCAAAGTCGTGAAGCGCAGCGGCGTCACTCGCATCATTTGCAAGCGCAACCCTAAGCACAAGCAGCGGCAAGGCTAA
- a CDS encoding DNA-directed RNA polymerase subunit alpha, with translation MSQAIDLKGLVRPHLIEVRKRDDAPHISEFILQPLERGYGHTLGNAMRRMLLSSLRGSAVWGFRIDGVVHEHQTIVGVVEDVHQIIGNLKTLVLSLADDVEEAVLRIGKSEAGPVTAGDIEENGSVRVINPNHHIFTLQDARDINVELYINKGRGYIESDAHVVDRGLPIDLVRIDAIYNPVRRANFSVAETRVGQRTDYDRLTLTVETNGTIAPEEAVSYAAALAQTHFQYFASFGSHASAPMSMGGESGGGDAARLAQLFKSAIDDLELSVRSVNSLKNSNIRTLGDLVRQTENQILQVKNFGKKSLQEIAELLEREGLNFGMRYEENGDGVRIIDWGTPPSRAAANAPDDEEE, from the coding sequence ATGTCACAGGCGATCGACTTGAAGGGCCTTGTTCGTCCGCACCTCATCGAGGTTCGCAAGCGGGACGACGCCCCCCACATCTCGGAATTCATCCTGCAGCCGCTCGAACGCGGCTACGGGCACACGCTCGGCAACGCCATGCGGCGCATGCTCCTTTCGTCGCTGCGTGGCTCGGCGGTCTGGGGCTTTCGCATCGACGGGGTGGTGCATGAGCATCAGACCATCGTCGGCGTCGTCGAGGACGTGCACCAGATCATCGGCAACCTCAAGACCCTCGTCCTGAGCTTGGCCGACGACGTCGAGGAAGCGGTCCTGCGCATCGGCAAGTCCGAGGCGGGCCCCGTGACCGCCGGCGACATCGAGGAGAATGGCAGCGTCCGGGTGATCAACCCGAACCACCACATCTTCACGCTCCAGGATGCGCGCGACATCAACGTCGAGCTCTACATCAACAAGGGGCGCGGCTACATCGAGTCCGACGCGCACGTCGTCGACCGGGGACTCCCCATCGACCTCGTTCGCATCGACGCGATCTACAATCCGGTGCGCCGGGCGAACTTCTCGGTCGCTGAGACCCGCGTGGGTCAGCGCACCGACTACGACCGCCTGACGCTCACCGTCGAGACCAACGGCACGATCGCTCCGGAAGAGGCGGTGAGCTACGCCGCGGCGCTCGCGCAGACGCACTTCCAGTACTTTGCCTCCTTCGGATCGCACGCTTCGGCGCCGATGTCGATGGGGGGGGAAAGCGGCGGCGGCGATGCGGCCCGCCTCGCGCAGCTCTTCAAGTCGGCCATCGACGACCTCGAACTCTCGGTCCGCTCGGTGAACTCGCTGAAGAACTCGAACATCCGCACCCTGGGTGACCTCGTTCGCCAGACCGAGAACCAGATCCTCCAGGTCAAGAACTTCGGGAAGAAGTCGCTGCAGGAGATCGCTGAGCTCCTGGAGCGCGAAGGATTGAACTTCGGCATGCGCTACGAAGAGAACGGCGACGGCGTCCGCATCATCGATTGGGGCACGCCGCCGAGCCGCGCAGCCGCGAACGCGCCAGACGACGAAGAGGAGTAA
- a CDS encoding dihydroorotate dehydrogenase produces the protein MSTPSSSPLATALGGLALQNPVLLAAGTAAYGDEIDEVSSLEELGGIVTKAVSLDPRKGAPAPRVAEFPGGMINAIGLANPGVEEVRASHLPWLARSLSRARVLVNVVGYAIDDFARVIERLDDVPGKDGYELNVSCPNVKAGGMEFGADPAALREVVLRARAATSAPIFVKLSPTLVDIAGAARTALDAGANGVTLVNTMPGLVIDLERRRPALGFGTGGVSGPGLLPIGVLATWKVWKATRAPIIGVGGITTAEDALQYLMAGATAVAMGTAGLRDPRQPRRVVRGLDAWCRRHGVRSLTEVSGSLEWPA, from the coding sequence ATGAGCACTCCGTCGTCGTCGCCCTTGGCGACCGCGCTCGGCGGCCTGGCGCTGCAGAACCCGGTGCTGCTGGCCGCCGGCACCGCGGCGTACGGCGATGAGATCGACGAGGTCAGCTCGCTTGAGGAACTCGGCGGAATCGTGACCAAGGCGGTGAGCCTCGATCCTCGAAAAGGAGCACCGGCACCGCGCGTCGCCGAGTTTCCCGGCGGGATGATCAACGCCATCGGCTTGGCCAACCCCGGTGTGGAGGAGGTGCGAGCATCGCATCTCCCGTGGCTCGCCCGGTCGCTCTCGCGTGCGCGTGTGCTCGTCAATGTCGTCGGGTATGCCATTGACGACTTCGCCCGTGTCATCGAACGTCTGGACGACGTGCCGGGGAAGGACGGCTACGAGCTGAACGTCTCGTGTCCGAACGTGAAGGCCGGCGGCATGGAGTTCGGCGCCGATCCGGCCGCGCTGCGCGAGGTCGTCCTTCGGGCCAGGGCCGCGACGTCAGCGCCGATCTTCGTCAAGCTGTCGCCAACGCTCGTGGACATCGCGGGGGCGGCGCGCACCGCGCTCGACGCCGGCGCGAATGGCGTCACGCTCGTGAACACGATGCCGGGGCTCGTGATCGATCTGGAGCGTCGGCGACCGGCCCTCGGTTTCGGAACCGGGGGGGTGAGCGGTCCCGGGCTGCTCCCGATCGGCGTGCTGGCGACGTGGAAGGTGTGGAAGGCGACGCGCGCCCCTATCATCGGGGTCGGTGGGATCACGACCGCGGAGGACGCGCTGCAGTACCTGATGGCGGGCGCGACCGCCGTCGCGATGGGGACCGCGGGTTTGCGCGATCCCCGTCAGCCGCGGCGCGTGGTGCGCGGTCTGGACGCGTGGTGCCGTCGGCATGGGGTGCGATCGCTGACGGAGGTTTCAGGATCCCTGGAGTGGCCCGCATGA
- the rpsM gene encoding 30S ribosomal protein S13, which produces MARIAGVDLPRDKKVEIGLTYIFGIGRAVAKEILEKTGISADLRIRDLIDADVNKLRQVIEKDYRVEGALRTEIAMNIKRLMDIGSYRGIRHRRGLPVRGQRTHTNARTKKGPRRAIAGKKKVTK; this is translated from the coding sequence ATGGCTCGTATTGCTGGTGTCGATCTCCCTCGCGATAAGAAGGTCGAGATCGGGTTGACCTACATTTTCGGGATTGGGCGTGCGGTGGCGAAGGAGATCCTGGAGAAGACCGGGATCAGCGCCGACCTCCGCATTCGCGATCTCATCGACGCCGACGTGAACAAGCTCCGTCAGGTGATCGAAAAGGACTATCGTGTCGAGGGCGCGCTGCGCACCGAGATTGCGATGAACATCAAGCGATTGATGGATATCGGGTCCTACCGAGGGATCCGTCATCGCCGTGGGCTCCCCGTGCGCGGCCAGCGCACTCACACCAATGCGCGAACGAAGAAGGGACCGCGTCGCGCGATCGCGGGCAAGAAGAAGGTGACCAAGTAG
- the rpsD gene encoding 30S ribosomal protein S4: MRYTGASCRQCRREGTKLFLKGTKCFTEKCPVERRPYPPGQHGQSQSRRRKSSEYSKQLREKQKIKRIYGVSETQFRNTFEKVSKLPGITGHNLLAALESRLDNLVYRMGFAPSRKSARQLIRHRHVEINGKLVDIPSYAVAPGQEVRVKQKSRELILVQGAMEQATRGASPSWLAVDRDTYSGRMLERPSRPNIPIAAQEQLVVELYSK; the protein is encoded by the coding sequence ATGCGTTACACTGGAGCCTCCTGCCGTCAGTGCCGTCGCGAAGGGACGAAGCTGTTCCTCAAGGGGACGAAGTGCTTCACCGAGAAGTGCCCGGTCGAGCGCCGTCCGTATCCCCCCGGTCAGCACGGTCAGTCGCAGTCGCGCCGCCGCAAGTCGTCGGAGTATTCGAAGCAGCTGCGCGAGAAGCAGAAGATCAAGCGCATCTACGGGGTCAGCGAGACGCAGTTCCGCAACACGTTCGAGAAGGTGTCGAAGCTCCCGGGCATCACGGGGCACAACCTCCTCGCCGCGTTGGAGAGCCGTCTGGACAACCTCGTGTACCGCATGGGCTTCGCCCCGAGCCGTAAGTCGGCGCGCCAGCTCATTCGCCACCGCCATGTCGAGATCAACGGCAAGCTGGTGGACATCCCGAGCTACGCCGTTGCGCCGGGCCAGGAAGTCCGCGTGAAGCAGAAGTCGCGCGAACTCATCCTCGTGCAAGGGGCGATGGAGCAGGCGACGCGCGGGGCTTCCCCGTCGTGGCTCGCGGTCGATCGCGACACCTACTCGGGTCGTATGCTCGAGCGCCCGTCGCGCCCGAACATCCCGATCGCCGCGCAGGAGCAGCTGGTCGTCGAACTCTATTCGAAGTAG
- the pyrF gene encoding orotidine-5'-phosphate decarboxylase, with the protein MTSLARTSAIPIVALDVASVGDAMALVNRLGESCRYYKVGCELFTAAGPHVVQAIRELGHEVFLDLKLHDIPNTVRGAARSASRIGASLLTVHASGGVEMMRAAVEGAGEGCGILAVTILTSFDADGVAAAWGRESSLSVEGEVERLAGMAAVAGTHGIVCSGLEAARVRARHGDRLAPLVPGIRFASGELHDQSRVVTPGGAVAAGARYLVLGRAVTGAPDPREAMERVWQEMAAAG; encoded by the coding sequence ATGACTTCTCTGGCGCGCACGAGCGCAATTCCCATCGTCGCATTGGACGTCGCGAGCGTTGGCGATGCCATGGCGCTGGTGAACCGGCTGGGCGAGAGCTGCCGGTACTACAAGGTCGGGTGTGAGCTCTTCACGGCGGCCGGACCGCACGTGGTGCAGGCCATCCGAGAGCTGGGGCACGAGGTCTTCCTCGACCTCAAGCTTCACGACATTCCGAATACGGTGCGCGGGGCGGCGCGCTCGGCGTCCCGAATCGGCGCTTCGCTCCTGACGGTGCATGCCTCGGGCGGCGTGGAGATGATGAGGGCCGCGGTGGAGGGGGCGGGCGAGGGGTGCGGCATTCTGGCCGTAACCATCCTGACCTCATTCGACGCCGATGGGGTGGCCGCGGCGTGGGGGCGGGAGTCCTCGCTGTCGGTGGAGGGCGAGGTGGAGCGGCTGGCGGGGATGGCGGCGGTGGCGGGGACGCACGGGATCGTCTGCAGCGGGCTGGAGGCGGCGCGGGTACGGGCGCGGCACGGCGATCGGTTGGCGCCGCTGGTCCCCGGGATCCGATTCGCATCGGGCGAGCTTCACGATCAGTCGCGGGTGGTGACACCCGGTGGAGCGGTCGCGGCTGGTGCGCGGTACCTGGTGCTGGGGCGCGCGGTGACCGGGGCGCCCGATCCTCGCGAGGCGATGGAGCGTGTGTGGCAGGAGATGGCGGCGGCGGGGTAG
- the smpB gene encoding SsrA-binding protein SmpB, which produces MAQKTEADDIKVVARNRDARHNYHILETWEAGLVLTGTEVKSLRNGKANISDAYGIVRDGEVYLLNVNISPYERGGYVNHDPTRLRKLLLHTREIRRLIGAVEREGLTLVPLELYFRRGRAKVKVALGKGKKLHDKRDDSKKRDADREIARAMRHR; this is translated from the coding sequence ATGGCCCAGAAGACCGAGGCGGACGACATCAAGGTCGTCGCGCGGAACCGCGATGCGCGCCACAACTACCACATCCTCGAGACGTGGGAGGCGGGGCTCGTGTTGACCGGCACCGAGGTCAAGTCGCTGCGGAACGGCAAGGCGAACATCTCCGATGCCTACGGGATCGTCCGCGATGGCGAGGTCTATCTCCTGAACGTGAACATCTCGCCCTACGAGCGGGGCGGGTACGTGAACCACGATCCCACGCGCCTGCGCAAGCTGTTGCTCCACACGCGCGAGATCCGCCGGTTGATCGGGGCGGTGGAGCGCGAAGGTTTGACCCTCGTGCCGCTCGAGCTGTACTTCCGGCGCGGGCGCGCCAAGGTCAAGGTCGCCCTGGGGAAGGGGAAGAAGCTGCACGACAAGCGCGATGACTCCAAGAAGCGCGACGCGGATCGCGAGATCGCCCGCGCCATGCGCCACCGATGA
- a CDS encoding N-acetylmuramoyl-L-alanine amidase: MIALLAAFALLQQVGDPPAALTVREGDKVGSIPVVVTRLGAMVRAQDLLAPLGAVLLRDAPERFRLVIGGTEMELATGMAFAKVRGATEPLTAAPTLLNGALYLPLSFLTDLLPRVGTGFLYDARLSELRRFATVTATRRPDPDSDRAPPPAPRDKPRSAAPPSASPRTPRRDRTPVVVVDAGHGGRDRGMHGPIGGGPRVYEADITLAVAKRLRDELTRRGVQVVMTRSSDTLIALSDRGRIANRAQGDLFVSVHVNAANPRWKNPGGARGFETYFLSEAKTDDERRVAELENEAVKYEVEEGAAGGDPLSFILNDMKQNEYLRESSAFASTVQQSLRSVHPGTDRGVKQAGFVVLVGAFMPSVLVEIGFGTNAREAAYLSGDAGQQSLARAISDATLAYLQRYVGRRSNAGGQ; encoded by the coding sequence ATGATTGCGCTGCTCGCCGCCTTCGCCCTCCTGCAGCAGGTCGGCGATCCGCCGGCCGCGCTCACGGTTCGCGAGGGTGACAAGGTCGGCAGCATCCCGGTCGTCGTCACGCGACTGGGCGCCATGGTTCGTGCGCAGGACCTGCTGGCGCCGTTAGGCGCGGTACTCCTCCGGGATGCCCCCGAGCGATTCCGCCTCGTGATCGGCGGCACGGAGATGGAGCTGGCGACGGGGATGGCGTTTGCCAAGGTCCGCGGAGCGACCGAACCGCTTACCGCTGCGCCCACGCTCCTCAACGGAGCGCTGTATCTCCCGCTCTCGTTTCTCACCGACCTCCTGCCGCGTGTGGGGACCGGGTTCCTCTACGACGCACGGCTCTCGGAGCTACGCAGGTTCGCGACGGTCACCGCGACGCGTCGCCCCGACCCGGACAGCGATCGTGCCCCCCCTCCGGCCCCGCGAGACAAACCGCGCAGTGCCGCTCCCCCCTCGGCCTCGCCGCGGACGCCGCGGCGCGACCGCACGCCGGTTGTCGTCGTCGACGCCGGACACGGGGGACGCGATCGCGGGATGCACGGCCCCATCGGCGGCGGACCACGTGTCTACGAGGCCGACATTACGCTGGCGGTTGCGAAGCGCTTGCGCGACGAGCTCACGCGGCGTGGCGTGCAGGTGGTCATGACGCGCAGCTCGGACACGCTCATCGCCCTCTCCGATCGTGGGCGCATCGCGAATCGCGCGCAGGGCGACCTGTTCGTCTCGGTTCACGTCAATGCCGCCAATCCGCGATGGAAGAACCCCGGCGGGGCACGCGGGTTCGAGACCTACTTCCTGTCGGAAGCCAAGACCGACGATGAGCGCCGGGTGGCCGAGCTGGAGAACGAGGCGGTGAAGTACGAGGTGGAGGAAGGGGCGGCGGGCGGCGACCCGCTCAGCTTCATTCTCAACGACATGAAGCAGAACGAGTACCTGCGCGAGTCGAGCGCCTTCGCCTCCACGGTGCAGCAATCGCTGCGGTCGGTGCACCCCGGGACCGATCGCGGGGTGAAACAGGCGGGCTTCGTTGTGCTGGTCGGAGCCTTCATGCCGTCCGTCCTCGTCGAGATCGGCTTCGGGACCAACGCGCGCGAGGCGGCCTACCTCTCGGGCGACGCGGGGCAGCAGTCGCTCGCCCGGGCAATCTCCGATGCCACGCTCGCCTACCTGCAGCGGTACGTCGGTCGGCGAAGCAACGCGGGGGGGCAATGA
- the rplQ gene encoding 50S ribosomal protein L17, with amino-acid sequence MRHRKAGRQLRRTSEQKLALMRGLASSLIEHGAIETTEAKAKELRPFIEKLITKARSGTLHDRRLAGRHIHKRETADKLFKEVGPKYLKRPGGYTRILKTGHRKGDGAEMARIELVEG; translated from the coding sequence ATGCGTCACAGGAAAGCGGGGCGCCAGCTTCGCCGCACCAGCGAACAGAAGCTCGCGCTCATGCGCGGCCTCGCGTCGTCGCTGATCGAGCACGGTGCCATCGAAACCACCGAGGCGAAGGCGAAGGAACTGCGCCCGTTCATCGAGAAGTTGATCACCAAGGCCCGCTCCGGGACCTTGCACGATCGTCGTCTCGCCGGGCGGCACATCCACAAGCGGGAGACCGCCGACAAACTGTTCAAGGAAGTCGGGCCCAAGTACCTCAAGCGGCCCGGTGGATACACGCGCATCCTCAAGACCGGCCATCGCAAGGGCGATGGGGCGGAAATGGCGCGCATCGAGCTCGTGGAGGGCTGA
- a CDS encoding 50S ribosomal protein L28 — translation MAINRSRCYVCDKGVTYGNNVSHANNKTRRTWKPNLQVARVVSEGKTIKVKVCTRCLAAGKVQRAPRGAAVA, via the coding sequence ATGGCCATCAATCGCAGTCGCTGCTACGTATGCGACAAGGGCGTGACGTACGGCAACAACGTCTCGCACGCCAACAACAAGACCCGCCGCACCTGGAAGCCCAACCTTCAGGTCGCGCGCGTCGTCAGCGAGGGGAAGACCATCAAGGTGAAGGTCTGCACCCGCTGCCTCGCCGCCGGCAAGGTCCAGCGCGCCCCGCGTGGTGCTGCCGTCGCGTGA